AAAATTGGAGAAACAGCTCGCCTTTATGCAGGATAACGGAGCCGCCTTTTCCTTCACACAATATGTGCGCATGAATGAAGACGGCACAGATACCGGTGCAATCAGCACAGCACCAGCAACCGTGATGTATGAAGACCTCATGAAGCGCTGCGTTATAGGGTGCTTGACGGTAATGCTGGACCGTGAAAGAATTGGCGAACGGCGCATGGTAAATATCCGTACCAGACAAGACTATGCCTTCTGGCTGGAAATTACAAAAGCCGGCTACTTTGCATACGGCCTTCCAGAAGTACTGGCCAGATATCGACTAGTAGGCAACTCCATTTCCAGCAACAAATGGCAAGCAGCAAAACGAAACTGGTACGTATTCCGGGAAGTAGAACAACAACCCCTTCCCCAAACCCTATACTACTTCACCCATTACGTAACCCGTTCCCTAAAGGACTTACTAAAATGGAATGCGAAGAAGTAGAGAAGAAATAACATTTATAATAAGTAAACAACAACGAAACCTTTAGCAAATAGTTTTGGTTAATATAAGTAGTTACAGCAATGTTGTCAGGGTACTAAAATGGAGTGTAGGTGGTAGGTAATATCTGCGGGCGGAATTTTGGAGCTGTAGCGATTATTGAATTTAAATAAATTTGCCAACCATTAATTTTGTTGATGAGAACTGATTATTAAATTATAATTTTGTTTTGCAATAAAAAAGTTAAATGCTGTAAGTAGCGGAGGAAAAACACGGAGACTCCTGTGGGAAAGCGTAGTGTGAAGACCCCGCAGAAAAAAGTGAACTTCTTTTTTCGAGGAGGCTGAGGACAAGCCCACGGAAAGCGTAGTGTTTTTCCGTAGCGGTTGCCAGAAAGCTAAATAACTTTTAACACAATCACACAAACAGTATAAACGAAACAATGTAATGCCACTTATACCATTTTAATCAACAACATTATTTTAGTGTATAATAGCAACCATGCTCAGGAAACCTTCTAATAAGGAACCTGACAAAGAAACGATGAAAAAAGCCCTTTCCCGTTAGGACAACCACAACATGTCCACACTGGAAAGCATTGAAACAATTAGGCGGTGTCAAATTACAATGAAAAACTATATACAAGAGATTTTACGTAGAAAAGATTTACTATTCTACCTCGTAAAGTCCGGACTCAAAGCAGAACACCGAAACAGCTATCTCGGCTACTTCTGGTGGCTGCTCGATCCGTTATTAAACGTACTCGTATTTTACTTTTTAGTCGTCATTATCTTAGATCGCGGCGGAGAAAATTTTGGTTTATTCCTGGTCGTCGGTTTAGTGGTCTGGAGATGGGTATCCACCAGCATGAACTCAGCTTCTAAATCGATTTTAAGATACAGTTCGATTATAAACCAAGTATATTTGCCAAAATCAATATTTCCAATATCCTTTACACTGACGCAATTATTTAACTTTGGATTTGGATTAATTGTCATTGCAGGGTTTCTGATAGGATATGGTGTGTTTCCGGATTGGCATGTAATTTATTTACCAGTCCTTATCCTGATACAGCTGACATTCCACTTAATGCTGGGACTTGTCTTAGGCTATGCCACCATATTTGTTCGGGACATCGACAACTTACTCAGTTACGTGACAAGACTCTTTTTCTACGCATCCCCAATTATTTGGGAAGGCGGACGCTTGCCGCCGGAATATAGTTTCTTTGTCGATATTAACCCGATAGCGGTTATGGTAACATCCTACCGTGATATTTTAATGTATCATCGGGCACCAGATTTTCTGGGGCTGGGCATCATTTTCGTTGCCAGCTTAGCAATCTGTGTCTACATGATTTATTATTACAGTAAGAACGAACACAAGATTATTAAAGCACTATAGTTCATCATGCCCGTAGCACGCTGTGTATTTCCCTCTCTCTTTATAAGGGGAGAGGGTTTTACAGCATGCAGGAGCAGGTTTTTGTACCAAAATGAGAAGCTATTGTGTTATAAAAGAGGTTTTATTATGTCAAATCATGATAATGAAAAAATCGATAAACAGTCCGATAAACAGTCCAAAGAAGAAGTAGTGAAGTCGAAAAATATCGCTGTATCCTTTCATGATAACCGACATGCAGATGATTTAAAATCTACCCTGACCAACGTTTTTAAAAGGAAAAAAAATCAAAAGAAAAAAGAAAAGGTATGGCCGTTAAAAGATATTACCTTTACCGGCTACCAAGGGGAGATTTTAGGAATTATCGGTTCAAACGGTGCCGGCAAAACGACATTGAGCAAGATTATTACCGGTATTCTAGAAAAGGACGCAGGAACGATGCACGTCGATGGGAATGTCACGGCGCTCTTCTCCTTTGGCATGGGCTTTAACAAAGAACTGACTGGAAGAGAAAATGTCTATTTAAATGGCATGATGCTTGGTATTAAGAAGCAGTTGATCAATGATTATATTGAAGATATTCATGCCTTCTCCGAAATCGGGCAGTTTTTTGATCAGCCGATGAAATATTATTCCAGCGGGATGAAGGCACGGCTTGGTTTCAGTGTCGCGTCGCATTTGCAGCCGGAAATTCTTATTTTGGATGAGGCATTAAATACAGGAGACGTGAAATTTGGACAGAAAGCAGCGGAGAAGTTGAAGCAGCTGGTTGCCAACGCCAAAATGGTAGTCATTGTCACCCATAGTTTGCGTTACGCGCAAAAAAACTGTGACCGGTTAATCTGGCTGGATAATGGTTACGTCAAGGAAATTGGGGACCCCAAAACAGTCGTTGAACATTATAAAGCGACCGTTCCGCCAGTTGCACGTCAAAACAGGCAAAAGCGCAGTTTGAATGTTACCAAGACAGAAACCAATGTCAGTGATAAATCGATTCTCAAAGCGGAGGACGTCGGCGTATTTTTCAAGCTTCAAAATAAAAAAGAAAAATACTGGGCGTTAAGACATGTCAATTTTGATATCAAAGAAGGCGAAGTTGTCGGGATTATCGGACATAACGGCGCCGGGAAAAGCACGCTTTGTAAAACGATTACCAATATATTGAAGCCTGATGAAGGAAACCTGACTGTAAACGGGCAGACTTCCTCTCTGCTTGGTTATGGAACGGGCTTTAACGCCCAACTGACGGGCACCGATAATATTTATTTAAATGCGATGCTGTTGGGAATTCCCCGAGAGCGCGTGGATGAAAAATACGATGAGATTATTGAATTCTCCGGGATAAGAAAAGCCATTGATAAACCGGTGAAGCATTACTCTTCCGGAATGAAATCGCGGCTTGGCTTTAGTATCGCGGCTATTTTAAAACCGGATGTATTTATTGTGGACGAGGCCTTGTCTACAGGAGACCTCGCCTTCCAGGAAAAAGCCAGCGTACGTATCCAGGAAATGATGGATCACGCCAAAGCGGTCATCATTGTTTCCCATAGCATGGGATTCGTAGAAAAAGTATGTACCAGAGGCATCTGGATGGAACAAGGACAGGTCAAATTCGACGGCTCAGCAGAAGAAGCAGTCGCTAAATACCGCGAAGCAATGGGCGTTCAGAAAAAGCCAGTAAAGAAGAATACAAGGACAGTAAATGCCAACAAACCAGCCGGAACAAATAATGTACAGAGTGTAGAACAAAAATAAAGTCTTCAATTAAAACATGTTATAATTTAGAGTCAATACTAAAATCAATGATTGAGTTAAGTAAATAAATATGGTTATAACAACTAATTAGCGGAAGAAAAACACGGAGACTCCTGTGGGAATGCGTAGTGTGAAGACCCTGCAGAAAAAAGCGAACTTCTTTTTTACCCGCGGGGCATAAGAGCGACTTTAGCTCTGTCTGCGCCTGCCGGCTTGCCAATCGCTAAGTCTCCTTTATCGAGGAGGCTGAGGACAAGCCCACGGAAAGCGTAGTGTTTTTCTGGAGCGGTAGCTTTTAATATTCATTTATATAATAGTATTTAAAGCTTGTTGAATAAAGGATCAGAGAAAAAATGGTGGTGTCATCATGGCAGGAGTTATCAAAAAAATAGTAGCAGAACCAGTAGACTGGTTTATCTACTCGGTTTTAGGAGAGAAGCAGCGGAAGAAGCTCTTAAACCTCTTAAGCACCCGGCAAAAAGATACAATTAAACGGGTTCTGCTCGGAAAAAAAGAAGCAGAGAGACAGCATCTGAAGCAAATAAAGTACCATTTATATGATTTGGGCTTTATCGATAAAGGGCTGGAAGATTTGGAGATCTATATCGAGGAGGCCAATGACCCGTCCTTAAAAAGAACAGCAGCCTGGGAAAAGGTACTTTGGCATGCCAATCAATATCATGAAAAAGACGCTGCAATTGCGCTGGAGTATATGCCGCTGGCAGAAATGGGCGAACTTCAGCCTGACCAGCAACGGCGCATTGCCATTATCAAAGCAGAACTGCTCGATGCAATCGGCAGGCGAGAGGAAGCAAGCCAAGTGCTAACAGACGCGCTACAAACAGGAGAGCATGCCGATATTTATCTCGCTTTAGCGAACTTGGAAACAGCTATCACGGATCGATTTGTTTATATGAATAAAGCTTTCTCTCTATACAACTTGGATAACATTGCCACAGATGCAACCGGCCAGTATGACGGGCTTCATACCCTGAAAACACAAGATGATACCACGGATGGTCCGCTTATCTCTGTGATTATCCCTGCCTATAATGCCGGGGATGGCATCCGGGTAGCCATTGAATCAATGCTTCATCAGACATGGCAGAACATCGAACTGTTGATTGTCGATGATCATAGCCCGGATAATACCTTAGAGATTGTACAGGAATATGCCGAAAAAGACAGCCGAATCAAGGTATTACAGACACCGCAAAACAGCGGTCCTTATATTGCCAGAAACATTGCCCTGGAAGCAGCATCGGGCGAATTTGTAACAGTGAACGATTCCGATGACTGGTCACATGCTTCTAAATTAGAGGTACAGGCCAAGCATCTGATAGCCAATAAAGACGTAATTGCCAATACGTCGGAACATGCACGGATCACAGAAGAGATGAAACTTTACCGTCGGGGGACGCCTGGAAAATATATTTTCCCGAATATGTCATCGATTATGTTTCGCAGGCAGCCAGTCATGGAGAAACTCGGTTTTTGGGACAGCGTCCGTTTTGCAGCAGATGGCGAATTTAAACGCCGTTTGTTAAAAGCGTTTGGCATACGGGCTTACGCAGATGTGGCAACGGGGCCGTTATCCCTGCCGCGCCAAGCCGTTACATCGTTAACAGGAAGCTCCGCATTTGGCTATAATGGTTTCTTTATGGGAGTACGTAAAGAGTATGTGGAATCATTGGAATACCATCATCAGCAGGCAGCGCATCTTCGCTATGCTTATCCGATGACCGTCCGCCCATTCCCGGTTCCGGAACCGATGTGGCCGGCTAAGGAAGAAAAGACAGAGGGTGTCCGGAAGTTTGACCTTGTGATTGCCGGGGATTTCCGAGCCTTGAATGAAGCGGATTGGCACGTCTTTCATACCTGCTTCCATTCCGAGGCGCATCGAATCGGGCTGGTGCAAATCAATGCTTATGATTTCACCCTTCCGAAAAAAATAGCAGATGCGGTCCGCGAGCACATCGATGGCGACCGTCTGCAGATGCTTGTTTATGGAGAAAAGATTGCTGCCCGAAAAGTGGTGTGCATCAATCCGGCCATTTACCAGTATCAACAGAAGTACCTGCCTCATCTGACAACGGATGAACTGCAGGTTGTGCTGACAGCGTCACCTGACAACGAAGAGAGCTTGAACAACGCTGCTGGGCATATGGAAAACTATTTCGGACAGCCGGGCGTGTGGTTTCCGGCGAATGAACAGATCCAACAGGAAATCGGGCAGATTATTTCAGTAACGGATATCCAACAGGCATATACCAACCGTTTATGGGGAAAGAGTTGTCTTGACGATGAAACAACCAATCAATAAAACAGAACTCCGCACACGTCTCCAGCACGTAGAGGGGGAGTTAGCGATAAAAAGAAAAGAAGAGGAAGCGTTGAAGGAGACTTATAGACACTATAAGTCTGCCTTTTTGTATGCAGACACCTTGAAACGAACAGCAAAAGGCTGGAAAAAAGGCAGTGTTTCCCTGGCAAAAGCTATTCCTTCTTATGCGCTGGGGCGGAGAAATATCAAAAAACTATACAGTAAAGCTTATAAACAAAAGGACGCAAGCAACCAGCTGAAGGCGATCAAGAATTACTTGTATGACCTTGGTTTTGAAGAACGCGCTCTGCGTGATTTGCAGGATAGGCTATACCATTCCGACAATAAATATTTGGTCAAAGCAGTAGCATGGGAACTCGGTTTTTGGTTCGCCAATAAACTGACACCAAATAGAGCTGCACAAGCGCATGTCTATTTAGAAATAGCGTTGGAAGAAGAACAAAATACGGATATACGCCGTCGTATTATCATCCTCCTCGCCGAAACGTATAAAATAATGGGACAATCTTCTAAAGGTATGCAGCTGATCAAAGATGCCCTTCAACAGGATAAGCATCCGGACTTATTACTGGCACTGGCTAACCTGTGCTCCAATCCGGATGACCGCATCTTTTGGATCAATGAAGTCCTCCGTGCCTATCAGCTGGAGCCGCTTTTTATCAATCAGAAAATCGCAGGCGGCTATCTCTATGATCAATTGGACACCAACCCGATTCAGATAAAAGAGGAGCTGGATGAACAGCCGAAAATAACGGTTATCATCCCGGCATACCATTCGGAATCGGGCATTTCTGTTGCATTACGGTCGCTGACAAAGCAGACCTGGACCAATCTGGAAATCATCGTGGTGGACGACTGCAGTCCGGACGAGACCGCTGCGGTAGTCAAAGCATGGATGCAGCAGGACGAGCGGATTCAACTCCTGCAGACAGAAACCAATTCCGGTCCGTATGCGGCCAGAAATATTGCCCTGAATCAAGCTACGGGAGCGTTGGTGACCATTAACGATGCAGACGACTGGTCGCACCCGCGAAAAATAGAAATGCAGGCACGCCATCTGCTGAACAATCCGGATGTTATCGCCAATACATCGGAGCATGCCAGACTGACAGAGGATTTATATCTATACCGCAGAGGCATGCCGGGAAAATATATTTTTTCCAATATGTCATCAATTATGTTCCGCAGACGTCCTGTTTTAGAAAAGGTCGGCTACTGGGATCAGGTGCGCTTTGCCGCAGACAGTGAATTTAAAAAACGGCTGGCGCTCACCTTTGGAGCGGAGAAGGTACAAGACGTGCCAACCGGACCGCTTTCTTTCCCGATGCAGTCTTCCGGTTCGTTAACGGGCAGCTCTTCCTTTGGATATAATGGCTTTTTAATGGGAGCGCGCAAGGAATATGCGGAAGCACATAACCGGATGCACCAGCAGGCAGATAGTCTCTATTTTCCTTATCAGCAACAGACGCGCCCTTTTCCGGTACCCAAGCCGATGCTGGAAAAAGGAGCCCTGCATCAGGTCGATGTGGTCTATATCGCTGATTTTCGACGCTATGACAAGGAGATATGGAAGGAAATCAATATCCTGAAGGAAATAGGTCTTACCATCGGCCTGATTCAATGCGGAATATATGATTTGAAACAAACCAAGTTTATTCATGCGAAAGTCAGAGAGCATCTCGATGGAGAACAAGTAAGCATGCTTGTATACGGCGAAAAAGCAGCAGCACAGCTGACCATCATTAAAAACCCGCTGATTTTTCAGGATAAACAGCGCTATCTGCCGGAACTGCAGAGCCCTGCAGCCAAAGTCATTATCGATCAAGTGCCGGCGAAAAACAATACAGCATACAGCATGCGCCGCGCTGCCATGCGGCTGCACCGTTATCTGGGGCATCCTGCAACATGGTATCCGGCAAGTACGGAAATCAGAGAACAACTGATTGAAGAACAAAGCCATAGTCTGCGTTATTATCCTGTGGCAGCTTTCAATTGGACGAATGAAAAACAGGCATTTATCAATATGCTGCAGGATAATTTTGTGATTCACAGTAAATCCGGCACTGTTCCCGAAAAGAAACAGGAGGAAGGAGAACAAGAAGATGGCAGAGGATAAATCATATGAAGCATTGATTGATCAGCTTATCGAAAAAGAAGCACAACTGGATCATACCAAAGCAAGTATCGCCAAGACAGATAAACAAATCAAAAAAATCATGAAGAGCAATACGTATCAAAAAACAGCTTCTGTCCGCAAGCTCCTTCCTTCCGGGAAAGAAAAAGACAATTATATTGCGTATTTAGAAGAACAGCTCCTGAACAAGCAATCAGAAGAGCTTTTGCTGAAGGAACAGTTATTGGAAGCGCAGCAAGAACAGGAGCAATTGGATTATGATACACTGTGGCGATATATCAAAGAAAAGAAAGATACCGGACAAATCATTTCTGAATTAGATAAACGCATCGAACAGAAAAAGCTAGAAGACCGTCATTTCCGGTATATCCTGGAAGCAACGGCACGCCAGTTTCAACAAGAAGAAACAGCCTTTAAACAGCGTGTTTTCACGAAAGTATTAGAAGGGGCAAGAGAACATGCCTCGGAATTCATGGTACGGGCAGGGTTGACGGAAGAGCCAGTGTCCCTTTCGGATGTTGCCTCCTATCGTGCCTGTATGAATATGCGGGTTCGACAGTACCAATTGGCTGGCACCTTGCCGGAATATACGCTGGATGATAAGCAAGTAGCTTACCGGTTTATGCAAAAACAAGGAATGCGTACACCGCATAGTCCAGAAGAGATATATACGATCGATACACTGCCGGAACAAGAAAATATCGTCATCAAGCCGGCAGATGGAGCTGGAGGACGTGGCGTTTACATTGTATACGGTTCTAGTGATATAATAAGTGTAAAGACAGGAGAGACATTATCCAACTGGTCGCTGCTGAAGCACCGGATGGAGAAGGACCTTTTGGAAAAGAAAGTCGCACAGGATGCGTGGCGTATCGAAGAATTAATCTTGGAAGATACCGACAAAAAAGTATCCGGACGTGACGTGAAATTTTATTGCTTTTACGGCAAGGTTGGCGTTGTCTTAGAAATCATCCGGACCCCGGAGATGACATACTGCTGGTGGGATGGACAAGGGGAACGCATTCAAACCGGAAAATATGACGATAAAGCATTTCAAGGGAAAGGTGTCTCCAAAGAAGAAATCGACATGGCAGAGCGAATCAGCAGTCAAATTCCCAGTCCGTTTATGCGAATCGACTTTTTAAGGTCCGAGGATGGACTTATTTTTGGAGAATTTACACCGAAACCAGGCAACTATGAGGCATTTAATGATAAAATAGATACGTATTTAGGAAATTTATTTATCGAAGCGCAAGCAAAATTGGATAAAGACTTGCTTCAGGGGAAGGTATTTGAGATATTTAAAGAAGCATAGCAGGAAAATGATGAATTAAAATGGATAAATCAGGAGGATCAGGGCATGAGTGAGAATAATGCCGAATGGCTAGCGCATTTGACATCAGAAGTCATTTCTGATGTACACGGAAGTTTATTAGATGCATACGTTATTGCACTGGAAGGATGGCGCAGAGGTCTGAAATTAAGATGGCACGTGGAAAATTCGGAAAAATTCAGTGAAATGGTTACATGGTATACAGACAGACCAGGACAATTATTTTCATTAAGTTCAGCGAACCGCACGCATTATTTCTTCCGTTCCAGAGGCGATAAAGTAACCAATGAAGCGGTCTATACCGGAAAAGATAAGGGAAACTCCCTAGAACATTTGCGGAAGAATGGGGTAGCTGTGCCAAACGGGAAAATATTCACTGGCGATGAAAGCAAAGAAGCCATCAAGAAATACGCGGAAGAACTCGGTTTTCCGGTTGTCTTAAAGCCAAAAGACGGCAGCTTTGGCCGCGGCGTCTTTGTGAACATTACCAGCCCAGCGGAATTGGAGGCATGTCTGGACTATACCAAAGAGCTGGGAACCGATGAGGATCTCATTGTGGAGCAGCATATCGCCGGAAAAGATTACCGCATTTATATTGTAGGAGATGAAGTTGTCGGAGCAATGCATCGTCAGCCGCCAAACGTTGTCGGAGATGGTGTACATACGCTGGAACAGTTAATCGATCAGAAAAATGCAGAGCGGGAAAAAAATCCGCGTCTGGTGAGCTGTCTGATTACGGTAAACGATGAGTTAACAGACTTTATTGCCAGAGAAGGGCGAACACTCACGTCGATTCCTGAAAAGAATGAGCTTGTCTATTTAAACTTCAAAGGCAATATCTCACTTGGCGGCGATCCGATTGATGTGTTGGACGACCTGTCTGCAGAAGTGAAAGAAACCGCCTTGCAAGCCATACGTTCTGTGGAAGGACTGACACACGGAGCAGTTGACTTAATGGTGAACGAAGCGGATAACCAGGCCTATGTGATTGAACTGAATCCTACAGCACAGCTGGGCGGATTATTATATCCAATCCAGGGGAAATCACGGGATATTCCTAAAGCAATCATGGATTATTACTTCCCGGAAACAAAAGAAAATAAAGTAACGCAGATTAACACTTTCTTCGACTTTCATGATGTATTGGACCCGCTCCAAAATCGGGATGCAACAGTGACAACCGTCACACCATGCCCGCAGCAGAAAGTCTATATGAAGAAATACATTGTTGTCGGTGATGTCCTGGACATCGGCTATCATCGCGGCCTTCGCAAACAGGCATTTGAACGGGAGCTGCACGGATATATCATGACTAAAGAAATTGGCGATATCGAAATCGTGGTTGCCGGCACAGATCCGGAAATGGTAGAAGACTTCAAGCACGGCATCTGGGAAGATGAAGAACGGGCATCCGTGATGGAAGTATTAGAAGAAGAGGTGGACGAGCCGGTTAAAGTCGGTTTCGAAATCAAAACAGACCTGAAAACACAGATAGAAGAATTGAAATGGTACCAACGGGAACTGGAAGAAACAGAGCTTGCACTGAAGAAAGCAGAATTAAGACGGAGAAAGCATTATGAAAGCCTCTCTTGGAAGGCAACCTCGCCGATTCGTGCGGTTGGCTCGGTTTTCAAGAAGTTTAAGGGATAAGGATTAGCGGATTAAAGGATGTTCAAAAAGTTCAATAAAAAAGACACGGTGAATTTCATTGGACTTTTTGAACTTGGACGATAACAGGAGGATATGAACATGAAAGATAATCAGTTAGGGATAAGTCTTCCACATCTGAATAATGAGATGGTAAGAAATGCGAGAAAAACACGTCTCGATGCATTTTCCGTTGCATTAGAAGGATGGCGGAGAGGCCTCAAACTAAAATGGTATACAAAGGATTCCGAGCACTTTGAAAATATGGTTATTTTTGGAGTGAACCCGCCCGGCCGTCTATTTTCGTTAACTTCAGAGAAGCAGACACATTACTTCTTTCGGACAAGAGGAGATTTGGTTTCCAATGAGGCAGTAGAAGTTGGATCAGAAAAAGATGATACCAAAATCTATCTTGGCAATGCAGGCGTCCCTGTACCCAAAGGAAAAGGCTTTGAAGCAGAAGCAACCAATGAAGAAATCATCGCATTCGCAGAATCAGTCGGTTTTCCGATGGTTTTAAAACCGACCAATGCCAGTCTGGGAAATGGTGTCGTAACCAATATTAAAAATCATGAACAATTACTGAAAGCAATCCACTATGTCCGGCGTGAATTGGAGTATGAAGAAGTCGTGCTGGAACAGTACGTCAGCGGAAAAGAATATCGTGTCTATGTGGTGGGAGATGAAGTCATCGCTGCCTACAACCGTGTACCTGCCAACATTATGGGGGACGGAGAACATACCATTGAACAATTAATCGATATTAAAAACGCGGTACGAAGAAAAAATGCACGTCTTAACAGCTGTCTGATTCATATGGATGTAGAAATTCTTGAATTTATCCAGGAAGCAGGCTATACCCTGGAGAGCGTTCCTGAAAAAGGCGAAGTTATTTACTTACGGGAAAAAACCAACGTATCCTCCGGCGGTGATCCCGTAGACGTCACTGATACCATGCCGGAAGAATATAAGCAAATTGCGATTAAAGCATTAAAAGCAATCGATGATTTCCCGCAAGGCGGTGTTGATATTATTGTTAATGACCGCAGTGATGTAAGAGGAGAAGCAGTGGTGATTGAGTTAAACCCGACTGCACAAATCGGCGGCGCCCTTTTCCCGATTGAAGGAAAATCAAGAGATATACCGAAAGCCATTATTGATTA
The nucleotide sequence above comes from Oceanobacillus timonensis. Encoded proteins:
- a CDS encoding acylphosphatase gives rise to the protein MKDNQLGISLPHLNNEMVRNARKTRLDAFSVALEGWRRGLKLKWYTKDSEHFENMVIFGVNPPGRLFSLTSEKQTHYFFRTRGDLVSNEAVEVGSEKDDTKIYLGNAGVPVPKGKGFEAEATNEEIIAFAESVGFPMVLKPTNASLGNGVVTNIKNHEQLLKAIHYVRRELEYEEVVLEQYVSGKEYRVYVVGDEVIAAYNRVPANIMGDGEHTIEQLIDIKNAVRRKNARLNSCLIHMDVEILEFIQEAGYTLESVPEKGEVIYLREKTNVSSGGDPVDVTDTMPEEYKQIAIKALKAIDDFPQGGVDIIVNDRSDVRGEAVVIELNPTAQIGGALFPIEGKSRDIPKAIIDYYFPETKGRVDTTKSKVSFDLINVLEPLENRAALEVEVAPAPIGELYIQKYIVNGNVQRYNFHKWLKRQALANNLHGYVKSVVFDEIEVVVAGTDKKVVDDFREVIKGYPQGSEVTRIKAEDYDGFVTVGFEISEKYNTNNIKSVQHALRRMDKDLQELRKKKDRAEKDVKHILNSTSWKVTESMRKIGSKVKDKK